A genome region from Lutra lutra chromosome 11, mLutLut1.2, whole genome shotgun sequence includes the following:
- the LOC125080725 gene encoding proline-rich protein 12-like isoform X1, with protein MTSAAVPAPPPPPPPPLPGSAHPATGSPALRPEAEARPAGRRGEGAAGGEWAGPSRLEEPGCGVAGGAGTGRWELRSRRSAHFSLLSPQSAHWFERLGLVTASARTFHTLLSGDRNLHRRTRALRAGRARPGRGAAEPPLPHLRSPLCSWRTGWRGDPCSLPCTHVPAQVSGRSPDILWPEQPPPPNPGSLGPEQTLLPFSSFRLRPGLMQGAGLFCALFASENREKLVSWA; from the exons ATGACCAGCGCCGCAGTCCCCGctccgccaccgccgccgccgccgccgcttccGGGCTCCGCCCACCCTGCGACCGGAAGCCCCGCCCTGCGGCCGGAAGCGGAAGCGCGGCCGGCCGGACGGCGGGGAGAGGGTGCGGCCGGCGGGGAGTGGGCGGGGCCGTCGCGTCTGGAGGAGCCGGGGTGCGGAGTGGCGGGCGGAGCCGGAACCGGGCGCTGGGAGCTGCGCTCACGGAGGAGTGcgcatttctctcttctctcgcCGCAGTCAGCGCACTGGTTCGAGCGTCTCGGGCTCGTGACAGCCTCTGCGCGGACCTTCCACACGCTCCTGAGCGGCGACCGGAACCTGCACCGGCGAACACGAGCGCTGCGTGCGGGCCGCGCCCGCCCGGGCCGAGGTGCTGCGGAGCCTCCTCTCCCGCACCTGCGTTCCCCGCTCTGTTCGTGGAGGACCGGGTGGCGCGGGGATCCTTGCTCCCTGCCCTGCACGCACGTCCCAGCACAG GTCTCCGGCAGAAGCCCCGACATTCTCTGGCCAGAGCAGCCACCTCCCCCGAACCCGGGAAGTCTAGGGCCTGAACAAACACTCCTTCCCTTCAGCAGCTTCCGCCTGCGGCCCGGCCTCATGCAAGGTGCAGGTCTGTTCTGCGCTCTGTTTGCATCAGAAAA CAGGGAGAAGCTGGTGTCATGGGCATGA
- the LOC125080725 gene encoding proline-rich protein 12-like isoform X2, with product MTSAAVPAPPPPPPPPLPGSAHPATGSPALRPEAEARPAGRRGEGAAGGEWAGPSRLEEPGCGVAGGAGTGRWELRSRRSAHFSLLSPQSAHWFERLGLVTASARTFHTLLSGDRNLHRRTRALRAGRARPGRGAAEPPLPHLRSPLCSWRTGWRGDPCSLPCTHVPAQVSGRSPDILWPEQPPPPNPGSLGPEQTLLPFSSFRLRPGLMQGCGSLFPLDRLGKASPQR from the exons ATGACCAGCGCCGCAGTCCCCGctccgccaccgccgccgccgccgccgcttccGGGCTCCGCCCACCCTGCGACCGGAAGCCCCGCCCTGCGGCCGGAAGCGGAAGCGCGGCCGGCCGGACGGCGGGGAGAGGGTGCGGCCGGCGGGGAGTGGGCGGGGCCGTCGCGTCTGGAGGAGCCGGGGTGCGGAGTGGCGGGCGGAGCCGGAACCGGGCGCTGGGAGCTGCGCTCACGGAGGAGTGcgcatttctctcttctctcgcCGCAGTCAGCGCACTGGTTCGAGCGTCTCGGGCTCGTGACAGCCTCTGCGCGGACCTTCCACACGCTCCTGAGCGGCGACCGGAACCTGCACCGGCGAACACGAGCGCTGCGTGCGGGCCGCGCCCGCCCGGGCCGAGGTGCTGCGGAGCCTCCTCTCCCGCACCTGCGTTCCCCGCTCTGTTCGTGGAGGACCGGGTGGCGCGGGGATCCTTGCTCCCTGCCCTGCACGCACGTCCCAGCACAG GTCTCCGGCAGAAGCCCCGACATTCTCTGGCCAGAGCAGCCACCTCCCCCGAACCCGGGAAGTCTAGGGCCTGAACAAACACTCCTTCCCTTCAGCAGCTTCCGCCTGCGGCCCGGCCTCATGCAAG GGTGTGGGAGTCTGTTTCCACTTGACAGGCTGGGAAAGGCATCTCCGCAGAGGTAA